A DNA window from Altererythrobacter sp. B11 contains the following coding sequences:
- a CDS encoding elongation factor P, with protein sequence MAMQALTRYGRRMIRRLPAPAALALSMAAALAPLPAAAQAKLNDSGPIGTVERGRYVCELPGRADGPAGIAQEDQGFRITSASRYATSAGEGTYLRRGNVLVMTTGPHKGERYLVVSSGFLRRLEQGRPGPLRCVRSAR encoded by the coding sequence ATGGCAATGCAAGCGCTTACACGCTATGGGCGGCGCATGATCCGCCGCCTGCCCGCCCCCGCCGCCCTTGCCCTGTCGATGGCCGCCGCACTGGCGCCGCTGCCCGCCGCCGCGCAAGCGAAGCTGAACGACAGCGGCCCCATCGGCACGGTGGAGCGCGGCCGCTATGTGTGCGAACTGCCCGGCCGGGCGGATGGGCCCGCCGGCATCGCGCAGGAGGATCAGGGCTTCCGCATCACCAGCGCCTCCCGCTACGCGACCTCAGCCGGGGAAGGCACCTATCTGCGGCGCGGCAATGTGCTGGTGATGACGACCGGCCCCCACAAGGGCGAACGCTATCTGGTGGTGTCCTCCGGCTTCCTGCGGCGACTCGAGCAGGGCCGGCCGGGGCCGCTGCGCTGCGTGCGCAGCGCGCGCTAG
- the efp gene encoding elongation factor P — protein sequence MKISGVDIRPGNILEYEGGIWKVAKIQHTQPGKGGAYMQVEMKNLQDGRKTNVRFRSADTVERVRLDTQDFQYLYAEGDMLVFMDKDTYEQIQLPADLLGDAAAFLQDGMEVMLELWDEKPISVQLPEQVEATIVEADAVVKGQTASSSYKPAVLDNGVRVMVPPHIESGTRIIVDVYDRSYVGKAG from the coding sequence ATGAAGATCAGCGGCGTGGACATCCGTCCCGGCAACATCCTCGAATATGAAGGCGGCATCTGGAAGGTCGCCAAGATCCAGCACACCCAGCCCGGCAAGGGCGGCGCCTACATGCAGGTCGAAATGAAGAACCTGCAGGATGGCCGCAAGACCAACGTCCGCTTCCGCAGCGCCGACACGGTGGAGCGGGTGCGGCTGGATACCCAGGATTTCCAGTATCTCTACGCCGAAGGCGACATGCTGGTGTTCATGGACAAGGACACCTACGAGCAGATCCAGCTTCCCGCCGATCTGCTGGGCGATGCGGCCGCCTTCCTGCAGGATGGCATGGAAGTGATGCTGGAACTGTGGGACGAAAAGCCCATCAGCGTGCAGCTGCCGGAACAGGTGGAAGCCACCATCGTGGAAGCCGATGCCGTGGTGAAGGGGCAGACAGCCTCCTCCAGCTACAAGCCCGCCGTGCTGGACAACGGCGTGCGCGTGATGGTGCCGCCGCATATCGAAAGCGGGACGCGCATCATCGTGGATGTCTATGACCGGTCCTACGTCGGCAAGGCAGGCTAA
- a CDS encoding inositol monophosphatase family protein, with the protein MAAISGLIRVMEKAARKAGGKLRRDFGEVEHLQVSRKGPSDFVSKADQQAERTIWDELRAARPDWGFVLEEGGTIEGDPTKPRWIVDPLDGTSNFLHGIPHFAVSIAAQEPKPDGSGWGEVVAGVIYQPITDETFWAEKSRGSWLHDGRLRVSGRRQLSEALVATGTPFLGHGDFSEWTRVFAAIGPQVAGIRRYGSAALDLAWVAAGRFDGFWESGLSSWDSAAGCLLVREAGGFVTDFRGRSLPICDAQLLAGNDQLHSKLHKLLAGALKD; encoded by the coding sequence ATGGCAGCAATTTCAGGCCTCATCCGGGTGATGGAAAAAGCCGCGCGCAAGGCGGGCGGCAAGCTCCGGCGCGATTTCGGCGAGGTCGAGCACCTGCAGGTCAGCCGCAAGGGGCCGTCGGACTTCGTGTCCAAGGCCGATCAGCAGGCCGAACGCACGATCTGGGACGAGCTGCGCGCCGCGCGGCCGGACTGGGGATTCGTGCTGGAGGAAGGCGGCACGATCGAAGGCGATCCTACCAAGCCGCGCTGGATCGTCGATCCGCTCGACGGCACCAGCAATTTCCTCCACGGCATCCCGCATTTCGCGGTCTCCATCGCCGCGCAGGAGCCCAAGCCCGACGGCTCGGGCTGGGGCGAGGTGGTGGCCGGCGTGATCTATCAGCCGATCACCGACGAAACCTTCTGGGCGGAAAAGAGCCGCGGCTCCTGGCTGCATGACGGGCGGCTGCGCGTCTCCGGCCGGCGCCAGCTGTCGGAAGCGCTGGTGGCCACCGGCACGCCGTTCCTCGGCCATGGCGATTTCTCCGAATGGACGCGGGTCTTCGCCGCCATCGGGCCGCAGGTGGCGGGCATCCGCCGATATGGCTCGGCGGCGCTGGATCTCGCCTGGGTTGCCGCCGGCCGGTTCGACGGCTTCTGGGAAAGCGGCCTTTCGTCCTGGGATTCGGCCGCCGGCTGCCTGCTGGTGCGTGAAGCGGGCGGCTTCGTCACGGATTTCCGTGGTCGTTCCCTGCCGATCTGCGATGCGCAGCTGCTGGCCGGCAACGATCAGCTTCATTCGAAGCTGCACAAGCTGCTCGCCGGCGCGCTCAAGGACTAA